TTTAGGGGCAGTAGTGTAATTAGTTTATGGAGCCAAAAGTTGTAATTAGCTAACTTTTAACAACTTTTGGCTCCATAAACTAATTACACTACTGCCCCTAAACTTTTGATTCTATTGCAATTAAGTCCCTGCTCCTAACATGCTAGCCTGGGTGGGTGGCGcaattagggatggcaatggggcgggggtgAGGCGGGGGATCCTTCCCCCATCCCTCACCCCACTGCCTATTAATTACTCCCGTCTCTCGTCCCGTCCCCTGCCTCCCCCATGgggttcaaaaaaattttatgatataatttattataattaaatttaaacaaataatcaaatactaaaataccaacatatcactaaattattattcattgtaacttCACAATTAAAActcataaaataattaaaacaaaagttatttgaatacaatctaatatgataaaaaaatataactaaaataatcaaatttttacttttgatacaaatacaattactaaattattattgtgtctttttagaaaaaagtgttattgtattaagtgtaattaggaatttaatataaatgtattaataaatttagtataaataattaataatttttattaataaacatgtataattagtagtataattgataatatcattatatatataattatgcacatatacatttatatatttttttgtttcaaacgggtggcggggcgggagAATAtacccccgtcccccgccctgTTTCTAAATGGGGGAAAAATTCCCCCCATCCCCGCCCCAATAATCCCCCGCGAGGTGGGTGCCCGCCGGTCacccgccccattgccatccctaagcGCAATGAGGGTGGCGGAATTTTTCTACTGTCCTTCAAATACAAAAAGATTTTATAAGGATTGGATATTAAATTATTCAAACTCCTCAAAAACACCCTATCCGGACCCTAAATTTCCATGCAACTGAACTTCTTATCATTGCCATTGTTCTAGTGAAACTGGGAAACCAAGTCACAAAACATAATTAACATGACAATTGTTTTTGTGACGTCCCGAAAGACCGAAAGACGAAGAAATGCTGGTGACCAGTGTCTTGTGAGAATTcggccgaaaatccggccagttcttggccggatacctggCTGGATTGGCTTgtggttttgaaaaaaaattgatttcgtctctggcctgaatccggccagaaattcgGCCGGAAATTCAGCCGGATTGTGACAAGGCACTCCGACAGTCAATTTTGACTAgctgttttccttcattcttatcttgtttttGGGCTAAAATATCTTTATTTTTTGCTCCTTGCTTGGCCGGCTGTTTTGAGAACTGAGAACTTTTGGTTTTATTCGGGGATTATATCACTATTTGAGATGTGCATTAtaatttaattgagaactgtagtgagtgagtgagtcccgacgagagttgggaaGGCGGTctgctgaaccctttggttcgccttaggagaaggtagggctgtcacagtaAGTAGACATAGTATTCAAGTCCACACACAGtcatatacgaatcaagttacttgctcatgcgtaaaagagataccatatattcagtcaagtcaTGTCCATTAAGTGTACGTAATAGCACATtcgcctaaacaggttcaagtctcaagtgaaTTCAACCTAATCGGTCTCAGGCAATTCAAGTATTCAAATCCCAACACTTAAAAATCAGGTGGGGCAAACCtgaatcaaacaagaagactagaagAAAGATGTAAAAACCAGAAGTTCTCAACAAAATCGGACaccaccataatctatcaaaaccttaGCCAAAAtcttattggacaagtccaagATAACATTCATCATTCCAATCTCCTCATTCGGTTAAGTCTCGAGTACAACACGAATTCCTCTGTAGTTTAACCTGTGTcattacaacttatctcaaCTTCACTTATGAGTTCTATTCACATTATCATATACTAGACCGTGTTCCTTCCAAATTCACAAGCATTTCCTTAGGACAAGTATCGAGTACTCAAGTATAAGTATCCAAACTAAGAAACTTTACAACTGAGACCGTACGCTAGTACCAGAATTGGTTGATGTACGCTTAGGAGCAACCAAGTCATATCTTACGCTTAccactttcaaaccagtcccacagtccggtatcctaaactttaTCCTAGAATACACTACTGAAATCTAAAGCCTAAATTCTAATACCAACcgtgacagccctacctccccctaaggcgaaccaaagggttcagcggaccgcctgcccaactgtccccgggactcactcactcactatagtcctcaattaaattacaacgCACATCTCAAATAGTGGTACAATCCCCGAATAAAACCAAAAGTTCTTAGTTCTCAAAACAGCCGGCCAAGCAAGGAGcaaaaaatgaagatatttcAGCCAAAAAGtaagataagaatgaaggaaaacagctggtcaaagttggctgccggagtgccacgtcacaatccggccagaatctggctgGATTTCCTGCaagatttctggccggattcagccCAGAGACGAaattgtgttttcaagcaccgctattcttctggcgaggcatgcttgttgtgttgtctagCACCACCAGGGATCGAATACTTGAACTGATGCTCTCTGGCaaagtatagccgttgtgctaacttgttgtgttgtccagcaccgccagggacaaaTACTTGAATTGAGACTCTTTGGCAAAGTTTAGCCATTAcactaacttgttgtgttgttcagcaccgccagggacaaaTACTTGAACTGAGGCTCTCTGGAGAAATTTAGCTACTGTGCTAATtcgttgtgttgtccagcaccgccagggataAATACTTGAACTGAGATTCTGTGGTGAAGTATAGTTGTCGTGCTagtttgttgtgttgtccagcaccaccgaGGACAAATTTCTGAAactttctggtgaagtatagccgtgtGCTAGTTTGTTATGTTGTCCATCACCACCAGGAGTAAATTTCTGATCCAAAGCTTCGCTAtgtcctgaatttcttccaaatatctgggactTTGAGTCCAACTCAGGGTTAGTTGTTTGAAtcgagcccttttgcatgttcttttgattacttgtttagctatctGTTGGCCCGTTGCTAAGTGATAAGTGGAATTGGAGTGATTCTTGGTATTTGACTAACTTTTGAGGACTATTTGGATCTGGTTAGTAcgagatggaatgtcgagggcgacattcttttaaggggggagtttgtgacgccccgaaagaccGAAAGACGAAGAAATGCTGGTGACCAGTGTCCTGTGAGAATCTGgtcggaaatccggccagtttttggtcggatacctggccggattggcttgtggttttgaaaaaaattgatttcGTCTCTAgcctgaatccggccagattcccgctggattgtgacgtggcactcCGACAGCCAACTTTGACCAgctgttttccttcattcttatcttgctttttggctgaaatatcttcatttttggCTCCTTGCTTGGCCGGCTATTTTGAGAACTGAGAACTTTTGGTTTTATTCGAGGATTGTACCACTATTTGAGATGTgcattgtaatttaattgagaactgtagtgagtgagtgagttccggcgagagttgggcaggcggtccgctgaatcctttggttcgccttaggggaaggtggggctgtcacagtttttCATTAGAGTTAATTATCTTGTGCGACTTGTGAGTGTTGGTGTCCAAATCCAATTAGCAGAAGTAATGAAATGACAAAAGTGcccttttaaaaaaattatatttacctcCCTTAAGATTTATTCAAATTATAAAAAAACGCTCTAATTTGACTAAAAAGCAATTTATTCCTTTGAATTATAGGTGGCAAACCAACCCATTAAAGTAAATTTATCCGTACCTACCCATGAATAGATGGATATGGGtaaaggtgtcaaaatgggtgatttggacgggtttgggttgggtaaaatggataatgggtataagtgagtcaacccatttatacccatttaattagatgggtttaaatgggtaagtcaaaaaatgaattaggTAACTCAATTACCCActtaagtcaaaaaatgaattgggtaactcaattacccatttatgacccatttattttaactttttgtaaactcatttaaatttatttttgcaaactaagttatcaatttataccgcacgttgcacccatcattagttttaaatatttacttataatactcaataagcctaattatcaatttttttctatCCATACTCTATgttgcaaaattacatattatttaataattgaataataagaatataaaaatttgaaataattactataaaagttaatagaaaaatttaatccaaaaattttgaacctctagcatttttttcatacataaacttaaattttgattttggaaagataagaaaagaagttaaaacttatcataaattggtaatgctgaaaaatgagcaagtcaacaaactaaaagaaaataaaaggataagataaaaccaacaaataataataataataataatgaaacaaaagtagttaacaacatgataaaatgaaaatctgaagaaaaaaaatgggtgggggaaGAAAATTCTAAATGAGTTAATTGGTTTGATGGTAAATGGTTATTATTGGGTaattcatttatacccatatacaaaaatttaaaatacccATATCTATCTATTCATGGGCGGATATGGGTAAATTTAGCTAAATGAGTTGGTTTGCCACCTATAGATATggatatcttaaatttttgcttgcaaaaatgaatttaaatgagtttacaaaaagttaaaataaatgggtcataaatgggtaattgagttactcaattcattttttgacttacccatttatactcatctaattaaatgggtataaataggTTGATttacttatacccattacccattttacccaatcTAAACCCGCCCAAATCACCTATTTTGACACCTTTACTTTGAATAGCCAACTattcataaaaaattttctaatgtgatccaaaaaagaatggaacccaaattaaaagaaaacaGTTGCTAACTACtaagaaatgaaaaataaaacaataaaattgataaatcctctctctcttcttcctatgacttgtttcaaaagcAATCACCACGTTCtttgaacctttttttttttccataaaaCAAGTATCTATAACATTGAAATACACAATTTGGTGCAAGAATGTATAACTTAGCTATACTTTTATGATCTTTTAAGCATAAtacattaaaattttatttttaatttcatataAGTGTCTTTGTTGAATTCTTAATTCTGATTTCCAAATGGGGGCCTATCCAAGAAATATAAAAATTCAATGATTAGAGGTGAATTTAGaatcaatatatttttttaataaaaaaggaGTTTAACTATTTGCACACTGAGATAGGAAAAAGTTTACTAGAATAGGAATTGTATAATAGTTATGACTCAAGAAACTACATCTTCGAGCGAAATACCAGTATTATCATTGGTGATGACATATGATTAAAGTTTTGATTACACTAAACGGTAACCAACAgagaaaatgaaagaattgttggaaaaaggATTAGTAATTAATGTGTTTTTTGAGAATTACATGAACAATttggttgcaattgacttgtaaaaaatacttaattaattaaaaaatttggcTATTTAAAGCAATGTACCGATTTATGTATGCTACAGGGTTAGTTTTATTGTCTACACAAACCGGAACCATATGGGAGAAACATTTATCGCGAGTCAAAAGGGTTTGACTGTAATTTGCTCACAAGCCACAACATTATATACATAGAAATGCCGCTAAACAATAAGACAATAAGTAGACGGTCCCAGATGGTACGAGTCGTTTCCCATAGGCCCAGAAGAGAAAATCAACCAGATCGAAATTTCTCTTGCACGttgaatttccaatttggttccGGAGTTCTGCTTAATCCAATTTGGTTCCGGAGTTCCGCTTAATATATTACTTTTGAGTGTTTTACGATATTCAGGTTTTAAATTCTTCAGCTGACTTGTTAGACCACACAAATCATGAcaacttctcctcctcctcctcgtcCTCTGTCTAGATGCAATGCCCTCGAGCTTTCCACCGTCACCAAAAGAGGAAAGGTTTGGAATTTATCCATCTATCTGCTGTTAAAATTTGTTCTCCTAAGCCTTTTAGAAGcttgtaatatatatatatatatatatatatatatatatatatttaccgAGCACCGAATATGTTTTTTTCCTATTCCACTGGTTCTTGGGTAGGGGTGTTTCTGATAAATTTTGAGAAATCCATGTTCATCCAGGATAGATTTGTTATCTTTGTTTGGTTGTTAGAAGTTTTAGTCATCGAGTATAACTAGCCCCTACACTCCATCTCTTGATTATTTTTGAATCATCTGGATTACGATCAACGGCAATTTATACAACCTTCCATTGATCTCTTCTTCCATATTTGCTCTTTATATTtactgtttttttattttttggtaatGCGATATAtgttttttcattatttgttcTATTTGCTATTCAAAAGgccaccaaaattttttttttttttaaatccgactgaaaatgaaaaattttcggACTAAAGGCTTAGTTAGCATTCTGAAGATAGCTTAATTGTTTTAGGATGGCTGGATTGAAGCTAGGAACTTTCTCGTCTCAGAATGAAAAACTTGGGCTGAAGTAGAGGCGTTAGCATTAGCTTACcatgtttttgtttgaaataggGCAGAAGCGTTCTGTTTGTTGCAGTCTGAATATCAAGTAAAGTTTTGATTTTTACTCATCTGAATTTGCTGTTGTATGATTTTCATGTGAAGAGCTCTGTTTGTTGCAGTCTGAATATCaagtaaaattttgatttttactcATCTGAATTTGCTGTTGTATGATTTTCATGTGAAGAAACACGGTTTGGTGGCATACGGGATGGATAGATTGCCGGATGAGATCCTGATTGTCATTCTGTCCTGTTTGAATCTCAAGGAAGCAGTGAGGACCAGCATCATTTCACGCAGGTGGAGATATTTATGGCGGTTTACTTCTTGCAGTCTCGAATTTCTTAACCAATGGGATGGAAACCCGGGTACCTGGGTAGAACCAACTGTTTTTCTAAGCTGGGTGGATCAAGTTGTCAAATTGCATCAGGGGCCATCTGTAGATAAGTTTATTGTACACTGCCAAGGAATAACTGATGAGAGTCCTAACCGTATTTGTGATTGGATTCGTTTCGCAATGGAAAAGGAAGTAAAGGTTTTTGACTTGGACATATCATGTCATGATTTTCCTGACCTCAACAAGTTTTTGTCGATTTCAAGGGAAGTGAAGCCTAGCGTGGATCGAATTGGTCTCACCTCGTTGACATCCTTGAGACTGGTCGATGTGAACGTCAAGGATGAGATGATTGAGTATCTTTTATCCAGTTGTCGACATCTTGAACATCTCTGTATAAAGTTTGATAATTATATGAAGAAACTGAATGTTCTTAGTTCATCTTTAAAGTCCTTGAGTATATTCTATTGCACAAAATTGAAAAGTTTGACAATTTCTGCTGCAAATCTTCTGTCTTTTGTGTACGGGGAAGCATCTATGTCACCTGTATTGAAACTTCAACTTCAGAATGTTCCTCTCCTATCAGAGCTTCAGTTGAAGGGACCGCATTGTGGATCATTTTTATTTGAGCCTTCGGAGCATTCAAAATACAGTCATCAGTTGCAGAGGCTTGTCTTGAATGTGCCCATGCTGGTTAGGAAATGACTAGCCTTTTCCATTGTTTACTTATCTTGTCTATTGCTGCTCATGATAATTGTTGTTAACTGTTCAATGTAAAACATCTTACTAGGACGTTGTTTCTGCACCGAGGCATGATCATTCTTTATTTGGACTTCCTCAATTGCAATGTCTCAAACAGCTGGATTTGATCCTTCATGCAAGGGCTGGTGAAAGCTTTCTCTTCTTTGTCTTGTTGACAACAGCATGCCCTTTCTTGTCTAGTTTGGGTGTCATGGTTAGTATTTCATTTGCAGCTTGAATCATCTCAAACATATGAGCTCTAGCTAAGATCATTTGTTCTTTCAATTGTCACATCCGCTTCTTAACTTCTTTGCGCTTGTTTTGtagttattaattaattttttgtcagggcaaattaaaattttaagtgGACAGGTTTCTGTTGTGTGTATGCAAAGCGTGtgttctttttttcattttctcttattGAAGAGAATTACTTCTCTTGCGGTGCAACAGTTGACACAAAATTTGGTACAATTATTGACCTAAATTAGTTGATGTGATTGTTTTACATTTGTGCGCGCGTGCGTGTGGAACAACAAGAGGAGGAAAAGTAAAGTTCTTAGTTTTAATTTAATGCTAACGCTTTCCTGCCAACCTAAAgttgaaggaaaaaaaggacGAACCTCAGGCAAGGGTAACGTAATTTATTGTTTTTATAAATGCCAAACAATAGGCGTGAATATTTAAGCCATCATCTGCATAACCCCTTGGTTGGAATATATAGGTAATGGCGTCCCTTGTAATAGTTAAAAATTGTTATGGCCTTTGGGTTCCCAAAGCCTGACCTAGTATCGAA
This portion of the Coffea arabica cultivar ET-39 chromosome 2e, Coffea Arabica ET-39 HiFi, whole genome shotgun sequence genome encodes:
- the LOC113732245 gene encoding F-box/LRR-repeat protein At3g59200-like isoform X1; translation: MTTSPPPPRPLSRCNALELSTVTKRGKKHGLVAYGMDRLPDEILIVILSCLNLKEAVRTSIISRRWRYLWRFTSCSLEFLNQWDGNPGTWVEPTVFLSWVDQVVKLHQGPSVDKFIVHCQGITDESPNRICDWIRFAMEKEVKVFDLDISCHDFPDLNKFLSISREVKPSVDRIGLTSLTSLRLVDVNVKDEMIEYLLSSCRHLEHLCIKFDNYMKKLNVLSSSLKSLSIFYCTKLKSLTISAANLLSFVYGEASMSPVLKLQLQNVPLLSELQLKGPHCGSFLFEPSEHSKYSHQLQRLVLNVPMLDVVSAPRHDHSLFGLPQLQCLKQLDLILHARAGESFLFFVLLTTACPFLSSLGVMMFYDSLASKEAIATGLRRYNRAKADLTAHGHPCLKVIKLINFAGYRSDFRFALALLQIAKSLEKIIIKPGPGFLGAERITTVRERAKQLEANLPPGAELLIVSDLQIGSDLRTYHEELNC
- the LOC113732245 gene encoding F-box/LRR-repeat protein At3g59200-like isoform X2 — encoded protein: MDRLPDEILIVILSCLNLKEAVRTSIISRRWRYLWRFTSCSLEFLNQWDGNPGTWVEPTVFLSWVDQVVKLHQGPSVDKFIVHCQGITDESPNRICDWIRFAMEKEVKVFDLDISCHDFPDLNKFLSISREVKPSVDRIGLTSLTSLRLVDVNVKDEMIEYLLSSCRHLEHLCIKFDNYMKKLNVLSSSLKSLSIFYCTKLKSLTISAANLLSFVYGEASMSPVLKLQLQNVPLLSELQLKGPHCGSFLFEPSEHSKYSHQLQRLVLNVPMLDVVSAPRHDHSLFGLPQLQCLKQLDLILHARAGESFLFFVLLTTACPFLSSLGVMMFYDSLASKEAIATGLRRYNRAKADLTAHGHPCLKVIKLINFAGYRSDFRFALALLQIAKSLEKIIIKPGPGFLGAERITTVRERAKQLEANLPPGAELLIVSDLQIGSDLRTYHEELNC